The following are encoded in a window of Eschrichtius robustus isolate mEscRob2 chromosome 1, mEscRob2.pri, whole genome shotgun sequence genomic DNA:
- the GDPGP1 gene encoding GDP-D-glucose phosphorylase 1, with protein sequence MAIPHGSNETSYLLPPNKEDWGGHGIPDFVYGQKELVPKGIQWPRNGPSLLDTLPLSRFDSALCLAWRQRMELGLFRYCLGELQTQTLPGAVGFVAQLNVERGVQRRSPQNIRSVRQAFDPEQFNFNQIRPGEVLFRLHREPDLPSALQQDDILVVINVSPLEWGHVLLVPEPARGLPQRLLPGALQAGVEAVLLSLHPGFRVGFNSLGGLASVNHLHLHGYYLAHRLPVEGAPSEPLDPGGRLHLLQALPAPGFLFYTSGPGPDLEALVSRVCRATDYLTDHEIAHNLFVTRGAPPGKTSSSSALTGVRVILWVRKSSFGMKEGEAFNVALCELAGHLPVKTSQDFSSLTEAAALAVIRDCLLPPAQAGEVQAALVALIAKEEQ encoded by the coding sequence ATGGCTATTCCACATGGTTCAAATGAAACTTCCTATCTGCTACCTCCAAACAAGGAGGACTGGGGAGGGCACGGCATTCCTGACTTTGTCTATGGGCAGAAGGAACTCGTGCCAAAAGGGATTCAGTGGCCAAGGAACGGACCCAGCCTTCTGGACACACTGCCACTGTCTCGCTTTGACTCTGCCCTCTGCTTGGCCTGGAGGCAGCGGATGGAGCTGGGGCTGTTCCGCTACTGTCTGGGGGAGCTGCAGACCCAAACCCTTCCTGGTGCCGTGGGTTTTGTGGCTCAGCTGAATGTGGAACGAGGTGTGCAAAGAAGGAGCCCCCAGAACATCAGGAGCGTGAGGCAGGCGTTTGACCCTGAACAGTTTAACTTCAACCAGATCCGGCCAGGAGAAGTCCTCTTCCGCTTGCACCGGGAGCCTGATCtccccagtgctctccagcaagaCGACATCCTTGTGGTGATCAATGTCAGCCCCTTGGAGTGGGGCCACGTGCTGCTGGTGCCCGAGCCCGCCCGAGGGCTCCCCCAGCGCCTGCTGCCAGGGGCACTGCAGGCCGGGGTTGAAGCTGTGCTGCTGAGCTTACACCCAGGCTTCCGAGTCGGCTTCAACAGCCTGGGCGGCCTGGCCTCAGTGAACCACCTCCACCTGCATGGCTATTACCTGGCCCACAGACTGCCCGTGGAGGGGGCCCCAAGCGAACCCCTGGATCCTGGGGGCCGTCTGCACCTGCTCCAGGCCCTCCCAGCTCCTGGCTTCCTCTTTTACACAAGCGGGCCAGGGCCCGACTTGGAAGCCTTGGTAAGCAGGGTATGTCGGGCCACTGACTATCTGACTGACCACGAGATTGCACATAACTTGTTTGTGACCCGGGGGGCTCCACCTGGAAAGACATCATCTTCCTCAGCCCTCACGGGGGTCCGAGTAATTCTTTGGGTCCGGAAGTCCAGCTTTGGGATGAAGGAAGGCGAGGCCTTCAATGTTGCCCTCTGTGAGTTGGCCGGGCACCTCCCTGTCAAAACGTCCCAGGACTTCAGCAGCCTGACAGAGGCTGCGGCTCTGGCCGTCATCCGGGACTGTCTGCTGCCcccagcccaggcaggagaggtgCAGGCAGCACTGGTGGCCTTGATAGCCAAGGAGGAGCAGTAA